From one Nonomuraea polychroma genomic stretch:
- a CDS encoding CTP synthase has translation MRSASQTKHLFVTGGVASSLGKGLTASSLGRLLKGRGLRVTMQKLDPYLNVDPGTMNPFQHGEVFVTDDGAETDLDVGHYERFLDTDLHGSANVTTGQIYSNVIAKERRGEYLGDTVQVIPHITNEIKDRIRGMAGPEVDVVITEVGGTVGDIESLPFLEAVRQIRHEVGRDNVFFLHVSLLPYIGPSGELKTKPTQHSVAALRSIGIQPDAIVLRSDRPVQTAIKRKISLMCDVDEDAVVSAVDAASIYDIPKVLHSEGLDAYVVRRLGLPFRDVDWKEWEELLRRVHRPAKEVTIALVGKYIDLPDAYLSVTEALRAGGFANDARVNIRWVKSDDCETPDGAERELDGVDGVLIPGGFGVRGIEGKIGAIRHARENKIPLLGICLGMQGMVIEAARNLAGIEDANSAEFDPDTKHPVISTMADQEDVVAGERDMGGTMRLGIYTAKLGEGTLARHLYGGKAKADERHRHRYEVNNAYREQLEKVGMVFSGVSPDGRLVEYTELPVDIHPFFIGTQAHPEFRSRPTRANPMFKGLINASLIYADGRVGAKVGP, from the coding sequence TTGCGCAGCGCATCGCAAACCAAGCATCTGTTCGTCACCGGCGGTGTCGCCTCCAGTCTCGGCAAGGGGCTCACGGCATCCAGCCTCGGTCGCCTCCTCAAGGGACGCGGTCTCCGGGTCACCATGCAGAAGCTCGACCCGTACCTCAATGTCGACCCCGGGACCATGAACCCGTTCCAGCACGGCGAGGTGTTCGTCACCGACGACGGCGCCGAGACCGACCTCGACGTCGGCCACTACGAGCGGTTCCTCGACACCGACCTGCACGGCTCGGCCAACGTCACCACCGGGCAGATCTACTCCAACGTCATCGCCAAGGAGCGGCGGGGCGAATACCTGGGCGACACCGTCCAGGTCATCCCGCACATCACCAACGAGATCAAGGACCGCATCAGGGGCATGGCCGGTCCTGAGGTGGACGTGGTCATCACCGAGGTCGGCGGCACGGTGGGCGACATCGAGTCGCTGCCGTTCCTGGAGGCCGTGCGGCAGATCCGGCACGAGGTGGGGCGCGACAACGTGTTCTTCCTGCACGTGTCGCTGCTGCCCTACATCGGGCCCTCCGGGGAGCTCAAGACCAAGCCGACCCAGCACAGCGTGGCGGCGCTGCGCAGCATCGGCATCCAGCCGGACGCGATCGTGCTGCGGTCCGACCGGCCCGTGCAGACGGCGATCAAGCGCAAGATCAGCCTCATGTGCGACGTGGACGAGGACGCCGTGGTCTCCGCGGTGGACGCCGCCTCGATCTACGACATTCCGAAGGTGCTCCACTCCGAGGGGCTCGACGCTTATGTGGTGCGGCGGCTCGGCCTGCCGTTCAGGGACGTCGACTGGAAGGAGTGGGAGGAGCTCCTGCGCCGCGTGCACCGCCCGGCCAAGGAGGTCACGATCGCGCTGGTCGGCAAATACATCGACCTGCCCGACGCGTACCTGTCCGTGACCGAGGCCCTGCGGGCCGGCGGGTTCGCCAACGACGCGCGGGTCAACATCCGCTGGGTCAAGAGCGACGACTGCGAGACGCCCGACGGCGCCGAGCGCGAGCTCGACGGCGTGGACGGCGTGCTGATCCCCGGCGGGTTCGGCGTACGCGGCATCGAGGGCAAGATCGGCGCCATCCGCCACGCCCGGGAGAACAAGATCCCGCTGCTCGGCATCTGCCTCGGCATGCAGGGCATGGTCATCGAGGCCGCCCGCAACCTGGCCGGCATCGAGGACGCCAACTCCGCCGAGTTCGACCCCGACACCAAGCACCCGGTCATCTCCACCATGGCCGACCAGGAGGACGTCGTCGCCGGCGAGCGGGACATGGGCGGCACCATGCGCCTGGGCATCTACACCGCCAAGCTCGGCGAGGGCACGCTCGCCCGGCACCTCTACGGTGGCAAGGCCAAGGCCGACGAGCGGCACCGTCACCGCTACGAGGTCAACAACGCCTACCGGGAGCAGCTGGAGAAGGTCGGCATGGTGTTCTCCGGTGTGTCGCCCGACGGCCGCCTCGTCGAGTACACCGAGCTGCCCGTCGACATCCACCCGTTCTTCATCGGCACCCAGGCGCACCCGGAGTTCCGCTCCCGCCCGACCCGTGCCAACCCGATGTTCAAGGGCCTCATCAACGCCTCCCTGATCTACGCCGACGGACGCGTGGGGGCTAAGGTCGGCCCGTGA
- a CDS encoding ParA family protein — MTTKGSTPGTPDNPWGDTKTNAPSNGVNLGPTQRPRPVFPEPVPPDVHGPARVVAMVNQKGGVGKTTTTINLGAALVEYGLKVLLVDFDPQGALSVGLGINPLQLDLTVYNLLMERGVTAEDVLLETGVEGLDLLPSNIDLSAAEVQLVTEVAREQVLGRVIKPLLPHYDVCLIDCQPSLGLLTINALTCAHGVMVPLECEFFALRGVALLMDTISKVQERLNEDLEIEGLLATMYDARTLHGREVLARVVEAFGDKVFHTVINRTVRFPDATVAGEPITTFDPSSLGANAYRELAREVLARWPAPATMSR; from the coding sequence GTGACGACCAAGGGTTCTACCCCGGGGACCCCCGACAACCCCTGGGGCGACACGAAGACCAACGCGCCTTCCAATGGCGTCAACCTAGGGCCGACGCAACGGCCCCGGCCGGTGTTCCCTGAACCGGTGCCCCCAGACGTGCACGGACCCGCGCGCGTGGTCGCGATGGTCAATCAGAAGGGCGGGGTCGGCAAGACCACGACCACCATCAACCTGGGCGCCGCGCTGGTCGAATACGGCCTCAAGGTGCTGCTGGTCGACTTCGACCCGCAGGGCGCGCTCTCCGTCGGGCTGGGCATCAACCCGCTCCAGCTCGACCTGACCGTCTACAACCTGCTCATGGAGCGCGGCGTCACCGCCGAGGACGTGCTGCTCGAAACCGGCGTCGAAGGGCTCGACCTGCTGCCGAGCAACATCGACCTGTCCGCCGCCGAAGTGCAGCTCGTCACCGAGGTCGCCCGCGAGCAGGTGCTCGGCCGCGTGATCAAGCCGCTGCTGCCGCACTACGACGTGTGCCTCATCGACTGCCAGCCGTCCCTGGGCCTGCTCACGATCAACGCGCTGACCTGTGCTCACGGGGTGATGGTGCCGCTGGAGTGCGAGTTCTTCGCGCTGCGCGGCGTGGCGCTGCTCATGGACACCATCTCCAAGGTCCAGGAGCGCCTCAACGAGGACCTCGAGATCGAGGGCCTCCTCGCCACCATGTACGACGCCCGCACCCTGCACGGGCGCGAGGTGCTCGCCCGCGTGGTGGAGGCGTTCGGCGACAAGGTGTTCCACACCGTGATCAACCGTACGGTGCGCTTCCCCGACGCCACCGTCGCCGGCGAGCCGATCACCACGTTCGACCCGTCGTCCCTCGGCGCCAACGCCTACCGTGAGCTGGCCCGCGAGGTGCTGGCGCGCTGGCCGGCGCCTGCGACAATGTCCAGGTGA
- a CDS encoding BadF/BadG/BcrA/BcrD ATPase family protein, with translation MSRTGFAGVDVGGGGIRARIEAGGGIAHGEDSAPVPRDGGRVDLDRLAARIVTVIENATHARLGMVENATHARLGMVENATQVRLGRHEAGAAGRDALPALDRFAGMAVGVTGLPGLVKDPGTLWRALGKRFDLDTLVVAGDMVTTHVGALGFRPGVVVAAGTGVITLGTDLDDVWNQADGWGHLLGDHGGGAWVGMQGLHAALRAHDRRAGGSTALLDRMTARFGDPLDLVALVYESGSAAHHLASFAPYVAEAARAGDPVARRIWTEAGRQLGHTAVAAAAALEPVFSWGGRLFDAADLLMEPFQATVRESLPGARFTPPLGTSADGALALAKAAADGSVRPRHPFLYVFTRTGETDAPPPRRTR, from the coding sequence ATGAGCAGGACCGGATTCGCCGGCGTGGACGTCGGCGGCGGAGGGATCAGGGCACGGATCGAGGCCGGAGGGGGGATCGCCCACGGGGAGGACTCGGCGCCGGTGCCACGGGACGGGGGCCGCGTCGATCTCGACCGGCTCGCCGCCCGGATCGTCACCGTCATCGAGAACGCGACCCACGCCCGGCTCGGGATGGTCGAGAACGCGACCCACGCCCGGCTCGGGATGGTCGAGAACGCGACCCAGGTCCGGCTCGGGAGGCACGAGGCCGGTGCGGCGGGGCGGGACGCCCTGCCGGCTCTCGACCGGTTCGCCGGCATGGCGGTAGGGGTGACCGGGCTGCCCGGCCTGGTCAAGGACCCCGGCACGTTGTGGCGGGCGCTGGGGAAGCGGTTCGACCTGGACACGCTCGTGGTCGCCGGCGACATGGTGACGACACACGTGGGCGCGCTCGGGTTCCGGCCGGGGGTCGTCGTGGCCGCCGGCACGGGCGTCATCACGCTCGGCACCGACCTGGACGACGTCTGGAACCAGGCCGACGGATGGGGGCACCTGCTCGGCGACCACGGCGGCGGCGCCTGGGTCGGCATGCAGGGCCTGCACGCCGCCCTGCGTGCCCACGACCGCCGGGCCGGCGGCTCCACCGCCCTGCTCGACCGCATGACGGCCCGCTTCGGCGACCCCCTCGACCTGGTGGCGCTCGTCTACGAGTCGGGCTCCGCGGCACACCACCTGGCGTCGTTCGCGCCGTACGTGGCCGAGGCGGCCCGCGCCGGCGACCCGGTCGCCCGGCGGATCTGGACCGAGGCCGGCCGGCAGCTCGGCCACACGGCCGTCGCCGCCGCGGCCGCGCTCGAACCCGTCTTCTCCTGGGGCGGACGCCTCTTCGACGCCGCGGACCTGCTGATGGAGCCGTTCCAGGCGACCGTGCGCGAGTCGCTGCCCGGCGCCCGCTTCACACCGCCGCTGGGGACTTCGGCCGACGGCGCGCTCGCCCTGGCCAAGGCCGCCGCCGATGGCTCGGTCCGGCCGCGTCACCCGTTCCTGTACGTCTTCACTCGGACAGGCGAGACAGACGCTCCACCGCCTCGCCGAACTCGCTGA
- a CDS encoding NUDIX domain-containing protein: MIEDTPEAWEVVESKERFEGRVIRVVTDTVTMPRDEVADRDYVVHPGAVAVLALDDQDRVLMIRQYRHPTRQLMWELPAGIRDVEGEPLVAGAARELAEEAGYRAGTWHTLIDLRTSPGMSDERIRVFLARDLTKIPDEENGFVHRHEEIDMPVEWVPLTDAVEKALMGMIHNSPAVAGILAAYAASVEGFNCLRPADAPEA; this comes from the coding sequence ATGATCGAAGACACGCCCGAGGCGTGGGAGGTCGTCGAGTCGAAGGAGCGGTTCGAGGGTCGCGTCATCCGCGTGGTCACCGACACCGTCACGATGCCCCGCGACGAGGTCGCCGACCGCGACTACGTGGTGCATCCCGGCGCGGTCGCCGTGCTGGCCCTCGACGACCAGGACCGCGTCCTGATGATCAGGCAGTACCGTCATCCCACCCGGCAGCTGATGTGGGAGCTGCCGGCCGGGATCCGAGACGTCGAAGGCGAGCCGCTCGTGGCGGGCGCGGCCCGGGAGCTAGCCGAGGAGGCCGGATACCGGGCCGGGACCTGGCACACGCTCATCGACCTGCGCACGTCGCCCGGCATGAGCGACGAGCGTATCCGGGTCTTCCTCGCCCGCGACCTGACCAAGATCCCCGACGAGGAGAACGGCTTCGTCCACCGGCACGAGGAGATCGACATGCCGGTCGAATGGGTGCCCCTGACCGACGCGGTCGAGAAGGCGCTCATGGGAATGATCCACAATTCCCCGGCCGTGGCCGGTATCCTCGCCGCATATGCGGCTTCGGTCGAGGGATTCAATTGCTTGCGCCCCGCCGACGCCCCGGAGGCGTGA
- a CDS encoding NAD(P)H-dependent flavin oxidoreductase, producing MRTAICERLGIEFPLFAFSHCRDVVAAVTNAGGFGVLGAIAYSPEELDTELTWIDERVGGRPYGVDVLVPGKIDDSALDRRVHLLDHIPDRHRDFVAHLLGKYGVSAPAQPLTAAADELGRRVTAAGATGLIDVALKHPIGLLASALGPPPPEMVAKAREAGVPVAALVGTVEHARRQVAAGADLIVAQGTEAGGHTGEIATMVLVPQVVDAVAPVPVLAAGGIASGRQMAAAMALGADGVWCGSVWLTTEEAETAPAVKRKLLAASSLDTVRSRSRTGKPARQLKSAWTEEWDSGPESPGPLGMPLQILLAEGAMARIGAAAEKGEPGAVDLVNYYVGQVVGQLDQVKPARQVVYDMISEFGEAVERLSRLSE from the coding sequence ATGCGGACCGCCATCTGTGAGCGCCTGGGCATCGAGTTCCCCCTGTTCGCCTTCAGCCACTGCCGGGACGTGGTGGCGGCGGTCACGAACGCGGGCGGGTTCGGGGTGCTGGGCGCGATCGCGTACTCACCGGAGGAGCTCGACACCGAGCTGACGTGGATCGACGAGCGTGTGGGCGGCCGGCCGTACGGCGTGGACGTGCTCGTACCCGGCAAGATCGACGACTCGGCGCTGGACCGCCGCGTGCACCTGCTGGACCACATCCCCGACCGGCACCGCGACTTCGTCGCGCACCTGCTGGGCAAGTACGGCGTGAGCGCGCCCGCTCAGCCCCTCACGGCGGCGGCGGACGAGCTCGGCCGGCGGGTGACGGCCGCGGGCGCGACGGGGCTGATCGATGTGGCGTTGAAGCACCCGATCGGGCTGCTCGCCAGCGCCCTGGGCCCGCCGCCGCCGGAGATGGTGGCGAAGGCCAGGGAGGCGGGCGTGCCGGTGGCCGCGCTGGTCGGCACGGTCGAGCACGCCCGCAGGCAGGTGGCGGCGGGTGCGGACCTCATCGTCGCGCAGGGCACCGAGGCGGGCGGGCACACCGGCGAGATCGCCACGATGGTGCTGGTGCCGCAGGTGGTGGACGCGGTGGCCCCGGTGCCGGTGCTGGCGGCCGGCGGGATCGCGTCGGGGCGGCAGATGGCGGCGGCGATGGCGCTCGGCGCGGACGGCGTCTGGTGCGGCTCGGTGTGGCTGACCACGGAGGAGGCGGAGACGGCGCCCGCGGTCAAGCGCAAGCTCCTGGCCGCCTCGTCCCTGGACACGGTCAGGTCCAGGTCGCGTACGGGCAAGCCGGCCCGCCAGCTCAAGTCGGCCTGGACGGAGGAGTGGGACTCAGGACCGGAGAGCCCGGGGCCGCTGGGCATGCCGTTGCAGATCCTGCTGGCCGAGGGGGCGATGGCCCGTATCGGGGCGGCGGCGGAGAAGGGCGAGCCGGGGGCGGTGGACCTGGTCAACTACTACGTGGGCCAGGTCGTGGGCCAGCTCGACCAGGTGAAGCCGGCCCGCCAGGTGGTCTACGACATGATCAGCGAGTTCGGCGAGGCGGTGGAGCGTCTGTCTCGCCTGTCCGAGTGA
- a CDS encoding segregation and condensation protein A — protein MTNAEQSEPQGFQVHLDVFEGPFDLLLGLIAKHKLDITEVSLSKVTDEFIAYIRSRGPEWDLDQTSHFLLVAATLLDLKAARLLPSGEVEDEEDLALLEARDLLFARLLQYKAYKEVAKIFAGRMAEEALRFPRTVPMEPQFANLLPELVLGIGPEQLAKIAARAFTPKLPPTVNVGHIYQPLASVKEQAALLVMHLRRLRRATFRALVSDCEGTYEVIARFLAVLELFRESAVTFEQVEPLGDLHVTWTGSDEGDVAVGDDYEESAEKPTQ, from the coding sequence GTGACCAACGCTGAGCAGAGCGAACCCCAGGGCTTCCAGGTCCACCTGGATGTCTTCGAGGGACCCTTCGATCTGCTCCTCGGCCTCATTGCCAAGCACAAGCTCGACATCACCGAGGTCTCGCTCTCCAAGGTCACCGACGAGTTCATCGCCTACATCCGCTCGCGGGGCCCCGAGTGGGACCTCGACCAGACCAGCCACTTCCTGCTGGTGGCCGCCACGCTGCTCGATCTTAAGGCGGCCCGGCTGCTGCCGTCCGGCGAGGTGGAGGACGAGGAGGACCTGGCGCTGCTGGAGGCCAGGGACCTGCTGTTCGCGCGGTTGCTGCAGTACAAGGCGTACAAAGAGGTCGCGAAGATCTTCGCGGGGCGGATGGCGGAGGAGGCGCTGCGTTTCCCGCGTACTGTGCCGATGGAGCCGCAGTTCGCCAACTTGCTGCCCGAGCTGGTGCTGGGCATCGGGCCCGAGCAACTCGCCAAGATCGCCGCACGTGCCTTCACCCCCAAGCTGCCGCCCACCGTGAACGTCGGGCACATCTACCAGCCGCTGGCGAGCGTCAAGGAACAGGCGGCGCTCCTGGTCATGCACCTGCGCCGGCTGCGGCGGGCCACGTTCCGTGCGCTCGTGTCCGACTGCGAGGGCACCTACGAGGTCATCGCGCGGTTCCTGGCGGTGCTGGAGCTGTTCCGGGAGTCGGCGGTGACCTTCGAGCAGGTGGAGCCGCTCGGGGACCTGCACGTGACGTGGACGGGCTCCGACGAGGGCGACGTCGCGGTGGGGGACGACTACGAGGAATCCGCGGAGAAACCAACGCAATGA
- a CDS encoding site-specific tyrosine recombinase XerD, with product MEAVLSSYLAHLAVERGLAANTLASYRRDLRRYFEHLQARGRAELDEVGEADVQAFLAALREGDGEHPALVASSAARAVSAVRGLHRFALREGVTAHDPAHQVRPPRQLRRLPKAIAVDEVERLIAASGPDGAPLTLRNRALLEVLYGTGARISEAVGLAVDDLEDDQVRLRGKGGRVRVVPLGRYARSALDAYLVRARPGLLAHGRGTPAVFLNARGGRLTRQGAWEVLQAAAERAGLDGISPHVLRHSFATHLLDGGADVRVVQELLGHASVTTTQVYTLVTVDKLREVYAAAHPRARQ from the coding sequence GTGGAGGCAGTGCTCTCCAGCTACCTCGCCCATCTGGCGGTGGAGCGGGGCCTGGCCGCCAACACGCTCGCGTCCTACCGTCGTGACCTACGCCGTTACTTCGAGCATCTGCAGGCGCGCGGTCGCGCCGAACTCGACGAGGTGGGGGAGGCCGACGTCCAGGCCTTCCTCGCCGCGTTGCGCGAGGGTGACGGCGAGCACCCCGCGCTGGTCGCCAGCTCGGCAGCCCGCGCCGTGTCCGCCGTGCGCGGGCTGCACCGTTTCGCCTTGCGTGAAGGCGTCACCGCCCACGACCCCGCCCACCAGGTGCGCCCGCCGCGTCAGCTCCGCAGGCTCCCCAAGGCCATCGCCGTGGACGAGGTCGAGCGGCTCATCGCCGCCTCCGGCCCTGACGGCGCGCCCCTGACGCTGCGCAACCGCGCCCTGCTCGAAGTCCTCTACGGCACCGGCGCCCGCATCTCCGAAGCGGTCGGGCTGGCCGTGGACGATCTCGAGGACGACCAGGTACGCCTGCGCGGCAAGGGCGGCCGGGTCAGGGTCGTGCCGCTCGGCCGCTACGCCCGTTCCGCGCTGGACGCGTACCTCGTGCGCGCCCGGCCCGGGCTGCTCGCCCACGGACGCGGCACCCCCGCCGTCTTCCTCAACGCCCGCGGCGGGCGTCTGACCAGGCAGGGAGCGTGGGAGGTGCTGCAGGCTGCCGCCGAACGCGCCGGACTCGACGGGATAAGCCCACACGTTCTCCGGCATTCCTTCGCAACTCATCTCTTGGACGGCGGCGCGGACGTTAGGGTGGTGCAGGAGTTGCTCGGCCACGCCTCCGTGACGACCACTCAGGTCTACACCCTGGTCACGGTCGACAAGCTCCGCGAGGTCTATGCCGCGGCGCACCCGCGGGCCCGGCAGTGA
- a CDS encoding DapH/DapD/GlmU-related protein gives MSLVRRAVGTLIHRTYTAIRRAGAISPASPAGYRFRRLGDGVSIAFPPGAIFGEEWIEIGDHTLIGERVSLSCGMMPGADLGPDSILRIGRGCSIGRGSHVVAHQSIDIGDDVFTGPYVYITDQNHVYDDPDVPIGRQWPRNSPVSIGSGSWLGAGAIILPGTTLGRQCVVAGGAVVRGEFPDHSVVAGVPAKRVRGFSPELGWHTPGLPLTVDAQPAAP, from the coding sequence ATGTCACTTGTACGGCGGGCCGTGGGCACGCTGATTCACCGTACCTACACGGCGATCCGGCGCGCCGGCGCGATTTCTCCGGCCTCGCCCGCGGGTTACCGGTTCCGCCGGTTGGGCGACGGGGTCAGCATCGCGTTCCCCCCGGGCGCGATCTTCGGCGAGGAGTGGATCGAGATCGGCGACCACACGCTGATCGGCGAGCGCGTGTCGCTCTCGTGCGGCATGATGCCCGGCGCTGACCTCGGCCCGGACTCGATCCTGCGCATCGGCCGCGGCTGCTCGATCGGCCGGGGCTCGCACGTCGTGGCCCACCAGTCGATCGACATCGGCGACGACGTCTTCACCGGCCCGTACGTCTACATCACCGACCAGAACCACGTCTACGACGACCCGGACGTTCCGATCGGCCGGCAGTGGCCGCGCAACAGCCCGGTCTCGATCGGCTCGGGCTCATGGCTGGGCGCGGGCGCGATCATCCTGCCGGGCACCACGCTGGGCCGCCAGTGCGTGGTGGCGGGTGGCGCGGTGGTCCGCGGGGAGTTCCCCGACCACAGCGTGGTCGCCGGGGTGCCCGCCAAGCGGGTGCGCGGCTTCTCGCCGGAGCTGGGCTGGCACACGCCCGGCCTCCCGTTGACCGTCGACGCCCAGCCTGCCGCCCCCTGA